The following proteins come from a genomic window of Aspergillus oryzae RIB40 DNA, chromosome 4:
- a CDS encoding uncharacterized protein (translational repressor Pumilio/PUF3 and related RNA-binding proteins (Puf superfamily)) — MNQGILTRLSEQQSLLGRQRRTFYSNNEGLEAHDGTNKSAKIISGPVQSLAQDLALPDATNTDTSEVLRLKQELLAANSRIALQEQELAQTRVIKHTLDQALGPPSEVDFNVREVTEQTISDLQDVFNASNPTFSQLQDGWSGPDDSQSDISDALSTGAYSRSRGFWIPPIQQRLNMNMPNPITDKAYGEPISMPNNFYSQNLSRPWGNPLPDTGVSANTSSQSHRVFSGPLTGACSFDTRLSSEQSRYASGSGVGPRRSITQANRGGSCFPTQHSPWGTFAASSPSIQAPRSPVNRQNSTYQQIGLYPIPPYYHQQPVGTPLSPTASEFTSSGATAPQWTSSAVGVGSTHTYISPLEPLNYRRLLDKNVSCDWRYIVDKIVCNNDQQASIFLQQKLKVGTAEQKYEIIEAIAHQAYPLMINRFGNFLVQRCFEHGTPEQIVAIANAIKGNTLSLSMDPFGCHVIQKAFDCVPEEHKAVMVHELLRRIPETVIHRYACHVWQKLFELRWSGEPPQIMAKVNEALRGMWHEVALGETGSLVVQNIFENCVEDEKRPAIEEVLTKIDLLAHGQFGNWCIQHICEHGAPHDKNRAIEHILLWSVDYSMDQFASKIVEKCLKIGGSEFLDRYLTRVCTGRTDRPRMPLIDIAGDQYGNYLIQWILMNAALHQRELVASHIRKHMVSLRGSKFGSRVAMLCCNPSHITRPGPGAGMQVGRFTNFNDDRYQISGQNGGRFNRASQWNPNYPPFR; from the exons ATGAACCAAGGAATCCTTACAAGGCTCTCCGAGCAGCAAAGCTTGCTTGGTCGCCAGAGGCGTACTTTTTATAGCAACAATGAGGGCTTAGAAGCACATGATGGAACCAACAAATCTGCTAAAATAATCTCGGGGCCAGTCCAGTCTCTTGCCCAAGATCTAGCCCTCCCGGATGCCACAAACACTGATACATCTGAAGTGCTTCGCCTAAAGCAGGAACTACTTGCTGCAAACTCAAGAATTGCActtcaagaacaagagcTTGCACAGACTCGCGTAATCAAACACACACTGGACCAAGCCCTTGGTCCTCCTTCCGAAGTTGATTTTAATGTCCGGGAGGTCACGGAGCAGACGATCAGTGATTTACAAGATGTCTTCAACGCTTCAAATCCAACTTTCAGTCAGCTTCAGGATGGATGGAGTGGCCCAGATGACTCTCAATCAGACATTTCTGACGCGCTTTCCACGGGAGCATACAGCCGGTCGCGAGGATTCTGGATCCCCCCAATTCAGCAGAGGCTTAATATGAATATGCCTAACCCAATTACTGATAAAGCTTACGGCGAGCCAATATCAATGCCTAATAATTTCTATAGCCAAAATTTGAGCAGGCCTTGGGGGAACCCGCTTCCCGATACTGGTGTTTCTGCAAACACTTCATCTCAGTCTCATCGTGTGTTCTCTGGGCCGCTGACTGGAGCTTGCAGTTTTGACACACGCCTTTCCAGCGAGCAAAGTAGGTATGCTTCGGGCTCAGGCGTCGGGCCACGCCGGTCTATCACACAAGCCAACCGCGGTGGATCTTGTTTTCCAACGCAGCACTCTCCTTGGGGAACGTTCGCTGCCAGCTCTCCGAGTATTCAGGCGCCTAGATCACCTGTGAACCGGCAAAACAGCACATATCAACAAATCGGATTGTATCCTATACCGCCTTattatcatcaacaacctgtTGGAACTCCCCTCTCCCCCACAGCCTCTGAGTTTACTTCTTCCGGCGCGACTGCACCACAATGGACATCTTCAGCC GTCGGTGTGGGCTCTACTCATACGTACATTTCGCCTCTCGAACCACTTAATTACCGCAGGCTCCTCGACAAAAACGTCTCTTGTGATTGGAGGTACATTGTTGATAAAATTGTTTGCAACAACGATCAACAGGCTTCAATTTTCCTACAGCAGAAACTCAAAGTTGGGACAGCTGAGCAGAAGTATGAAATTATAGAGGCCATAGCGCATCAAGCATATCCCCTAATGATTAATCGTTTTGGCAACTTTCTTGTTCAGCGCTGTTTTGAGCACGGCACACCTGAACAAATAGTTGCCATTGCAAATGCAATAAAAGGTAATACATTGAGCCTTAGCATGGATCCCTTTGGCTGCCATGTAATCCAAAAGGCATTCGACTGTGTCCCTGAAGAGCATAAAGCTGTTATGGTCCATGAACTTTTACGCAGAATTCCAGAAACAGTGATCCATCGGTATGCTTGTCACGTCTGGCAGAAACTTTTCGAGTTACGATGGAGTGGTGAACCTCCGCAGATTATGGCCAAGGTTAACGAAGCATTGCGCGGAATGTGGCATGAAGTCGCTTTAGGGGAGACGGGAAGCTTGGTGGTACAGAACATCTTTGAGAATTGTGTGGAGGATGAAAAA CGTCCGGCCATAGAAGAAGTGCTAACCAAGATCGACCTACTTGCTCACGGCCAGTTTGGTAACTGGTGCATTCAACACATTTGCGAGCATGGAGCACCTCATGACAAGAATCGTGCGATTGAGCATATCCTCCTGTGGTCTGTTGACTATAGCATGGATCAATTTGCTTCTAAGATAGTGGAAAAATGCTTAAAGATCGGTGGCTCTGAGTTCCTAGACCGCTACCTTACTCGAGTGTGTACTGGTCGTACTGATCGGCCAAGAATGCCATTGATTGACA TTGCTGGGGACCAGTATGGGAACTATCTCATCCAGTGGATCCTTATGAACGCCGCGCTTCATCAACGTGAGCTAGTTGCGAGTCATATCAG GAAACATATGGTTTCTTTGCGTGGGTCTAAATTTGGTTCTCGTGTGGCCATGCTCTGCTGCAACCCGTCTCATATTACACGCCCTGGACCAGGTGCTGGCATGCAGGTCGGTCGTTTCACGAACTTCAATGATGATAGATACCAAATCTCAGGTCAGAATGGGGGCCGATTTAATCGTGCAAGCCAATGGAACCCTAACTACCCACCATTCCGCTAA
- a CDS encoding TFIIH/NER complex subunit SSL1 (RNA polymerase II transcription initiation/nucleotide excision repair factor TFIIH, subunit SSL1), translated as MGDSDEEYIGEVSEDEDDNNVFRGSRSEGSASRAKRRKQRGGAEWEVSRTWETLVEGADGTISSTVEGLLEAGKRKRLLKDTTPLQRGIIRHLILIIDLSQSMTEKDLRPTRYLLTLRYAQELVREFFEQNPISQLGVLGLRDGLAIRISDLSGNPTEHISAIQTLRDQDPKGLPSLQNGIEMARGALFHTPSHGTREIFIIFGSLLSSDPGDIHQTIANLINDKVRVGIVGLAAQVAICRELCAKTNGGDDTRYGVALNEQHFRELLMDVTTPPATYSQKQSASSLLMMGFPSRTVETSPSLCACHSKSSCGGYLCSRCNSKVCGLPAECPSCGLTLILSTHLARSYHHLFPLVNWVEVPWQRASRSSVCFACGIAFPPVPPKDQWQTTENQAKGMSVSSRYECTVCENHFCIDCDLFAHEVVHNCPGCQSKPTFPKKADLLGCQAGLGLEIMDTSA; from the exons ATGGGTGATTCCGATGAAGAGTACATCGGGGAAGTttctgaggatgaggatgacaaTAACGTTTTTCGAGGATCTCGAAGTGAAGGGTCTGCATCCCGTgcgaaaaggaggaaacAGCGTGGAGGAGCTGAGTGGGAAGTTTCGAGAACCTGGGAGACATTGGTCGAGGGTGCAGATGGGACGATTAGCTCGACAGTCGAAGGGCTCCTGGAAGctgggaaaaggaaaag GCTTCTGAAAGATACAACCCCTTTGCAACGTGGTATTATCCGTCATCTTATCTTGATAATTGATCTATCGCAATCCATGACAGAGAAGGATCTTCGCCCGACAAGATACCTTCTTACGCTACGGTACGCACAGGAGCTTGTGCGGGAGTTCTTCGAGCAGAATCCGATCTCTCAACTTGGGGTCCTTGGGTTAAGGGACGGCCTCGCCATCCGAATAAGTGATTTGAGTGGAAACCCCACGGAACATATTAGCGCCATACAAACCCTGAGAGACCAAGATCCGAAAGGTCTCCCAAGTTTGCAGAACGGGATAGAAATGGCTCGAGGCGCGCTGTT TCATACACCCAGCCATGGCACTCGAGAGATATTCATCATATTTGGCTCACTTCTTTCGTCTGATCCTGGAGATATTCATCAAACTATAGCCAACCTCATCAATGATAAAGTGCGTGTGGGAATCGTAGGTCTCGCTGCTCAAGTAGCCATCTGCCGTGAGCTCTGCGCAAAAACGAACGGCGGCGATGACACTAGATATGGGGTGGCACTCAATGAGCAACATTTCCGTGAATTGTTAATGGACGTAACGACACCTCCAGCCACATATTCCCAAAAACAGTCTGCAAGCTCACTCTTAATGATGGGGTTTCCATCTCGCACTGTTGAAACCTCCCCCTCTCTTTGCGCGTGTCATTCAAAATCTTCCTGTGGAGGATACTTGTGCTCACGTTGTAACAGCAAAGTTTGTGGTCTCCCTGCAGAGTGCCCCTCTTGCGGCCTCACTCTAATTCTGTCCACCCATCTCGCTCGGTCGTACCATCATTTGTTTCCCCTGGTAAACTGGGTAGAGGTTCCCTGGCAAAGGGCTTCTCGCAGTTCGGTATGCTTTGCCTGCGGTATAGCTTTTCCTCCAGTACCTCCCAAGGATCAATGGCAAACGACAGAAAACCAGGCGAAAGGAATGAGCGTAAGCAGTCGCTATGAATGTACTGTATGCGAGAATCATTTCTGTATCGATTGTGACCTTTTTGCCCACGAAGTTGTGCACAATTGCCCTGGCTGTCAAAGCAAACCTACATTTCCCAAGAAGGCTGACCTTCTGGGGTGTCAGGCGGGCCTAGGCCTGGAGATAATGGATACTTCGGCATAG
- a CDS encoding M1 family metallopeptidase (puromycin-sensitive aminopeptidase and related aminopeptidases), with amino-acid sequence MATKDREVLPDVAKPVHYEVSLFDLQLGDSWGYKGIVKIDSKITRSTKEIMLNSKEIEVQKAEIFGEDGTKITQASEITYDQKSERVTLKFPQEITPSEVVLSLAFAGVMNNSMAGFYRSKYKPVAKPSPDTPREGDFHYMLSTQFESCDARRAFPCFDEPNLKATFDFEIEVPKGQTALSNMPVKSERDGSSPGLKVVSFERTPVMSTYLLAWAVGDFEYVEAMTHRRYNGKSIPVRVYTTKGLKEQARFALECAHRTVDYFSEVFEIEYPLPKADLLAVHEFAMGAMENWGLVTYRTTAVLFDEGKSDTRYKNRIAYVVAHELAHQWFGNLVTMDWWNELWLNEGFATWVGWLAVDHFYPEWNIWSQFVAEGVQQAFQLDSLRASHPIEVPVKNALEVDQIFDHISYLKGSSVIRMLSDHLGRDTFLRGVANYLKTHAYGNATTNDLWSALSEASGQDVNSFMDPWIRKIGFPVITVAEEPSQISIRQNRFLSTGDAKPEEDETTWWIPLGIKSGSKMEEVNSRALVAKTDTIHGVGQNSFYKINKDLSGFYRTNYPTDRLAKLGKSLELLSTEDKIGLIGDAAALAVSGEGSTAALLALLEGFSEEQNYLVWSQISSSLANLRSVFSQNESVAAGLKEFALRLASPAAHRLGWEFKPGEEYLIIQLRKLLIGMAGLAGDEKVITEAKRRFELWAAGQDKNAINTNLRSVIFGINVSEGGSKEFDSVKEEYLKTDSVDGKEICLAALGRTKDARLVQDYLDFVFSDKVAIQDVHNGAVSLAANSKVRHLLWEYMKGNWGTVEARLSSNNVVFERFVRMGLSKFADQSIGEDIASFFQNKDTSAYDRALVIVSDSIRTNAHYKERDEKSVLEWLQAHGYA; translated from the exons ATGGCTACAAAGGATAGAGAGGTTCTTCCCGATGT GGCGAAACCGGTTCACTATGAGGTCTCCTTGTTTGACTTGCAGTTGGGTGACTCTTGGGGCTACAAAGGCATCGTTAAGATAGACTCGAAAATCACCCGCTCCACCAAGGAAATCATGTTGAATTCCAAGGAGATTGAGGTCCAGAAAGCTGAAatttttggagaagatg GGACGAAAATAACCCAGGCGTCTGAGATAACCTATGACCAGAAGTCAGAGCGAGTGACTTTGAAATTCCCCCAGGAAATTACTCCATCGGAAGTTGTTCTATCCCTAGCTTTCGCGGGTGTAATGAACAATTCTATGGCTGGCTTTTACCGTTCTAAGTACAAGCCTGTTGCAAAACCCAGCCCTGATACCCCAAGGGAGGGTGATTTCCATTATATGCTGAGCACTCAATTCGAATCCTGTGACGCACGCAGAGCTTTTCCGTGTTTTGACGAACCGAATCTGAAAGCTACCTTTGATTTCGAGATCGAAGTTCCGAAAGGCCAAACAGCTCTTAGCAACATGCCCGTCAAATCTGAGAGAGACGGCAGTAGCCCTGGCCTGAAAGTTGTTTCCTTTGAGAGAACCCCCGTGATGAGTACCTAC CTCCTAGCATGGGCTGTTGGTGACTTTGAGTACGTCGAGGCAATGACCCACCGCAGATACAACGGGAAAAGCATACCTGTGCGTGTCTACACGACGAAGGGCCTCAAGGAGCAAGCCCGATTCGCTTTAGAGTGTGCTCATCGCACTGTTGACTATTTCTCGGAAGTATTCGAGATTGAATACCCTTTGCCCAAAGCGGACCTCCTTGCCGTCCATGAATTC GCCATGGGAGCTATGGAGAACTGGGGCCTTGTAACATACCGAACGACTGCCGTTCTTTTCGATGAGGGCAAGTCGGATACTCGCTACAAGAACCGCATTGCGTATGTTGTTGCCCACG AATTGGCCCATCAATGGTTCGGCAATCTTGTAACTATGGATTGGTGGAACGAACTGTGGTTGAACGAAGGTTTCGCGACCTGGGTTGGATGGCTGGCTGTCGACCACTTTTATCCCG AATGGAATATATGGTCTCAGTTTGTC GCTGAAGGTGTACAACAAGCATTCCAACTCGACTCGTTACGCGCATCCCACCCAATAGAAGTACCTGTAAAGAATGCTCTTGAGGTCGACCAGATTTTCGATCATATCAGCTATCTCAAAGGGAGCTCCGTGATTCGGATGCTGAGCGATCATCTTGGTCGTGATACTTTCCTTCGGGGAGTAGCTAACTACCTCAAGACCCACGCTTACG GTAATGCCACTACCAACGATCTTTGGTCTGCACTCAGCGAAGCATCCGGTCAAGACGTTAACAGCTTCATG GACCCATGGATTCGCAAAATCGGTTTCCCAGTTATAACAGTGGCAGAAGAGCCTAGCCAGATTAGCATTCGCCAGAACCGATTCCTTTCTACAGGTGATGCAAAGccggaagaagacgaaaCAACTTGGTGGATTCCCCTCGGAATCAAATCGGGctcgaagatggaggaagtgAATTCTCGTGCTCTTGTTGCCAAGACTGATACTATTCATGGTGTCGGCCAGAATTCGTTTtacaagatcaacaaggatCTTTCTGGATTCTACCGGACGAATTATCCGACTGACCGGTTGGCAAAGCTTGGTAAATCTCTAGAACTACTGAGCACCGAAGACAAGATTGGGTTGAttggtgatgctgctgctcttgctgtGTCTGGTGAAGGCAGCACTGCTGCTCTGTTGGCCCTTCTTGAAGGCTTCAGTGAAGAGCAGAATTATTT AGTGTGGTCGCAAATCTCTTCCTCGCTTGCAAACCTTCGCTCAGTATTTTCTCAGAATGAGTCTGTAGCTGCCGGACTGAAGGAATTTGCTCTTAGGTTGGCATCGCCTGCTGCTCATAGACTTGGTTGGGAGTTCAAACCAGGCGAGGAATATCTTATTATTCAGCTACGAAAACTTCTTATCGGAATGGCCGGTCTTGCAGGTGATGAGAA GGTTATCACAGAAGCCAAAAGACGCTTCGAGCTCTGGGCTGCAGGGCAAGACAAGAACGCGATTAACACTAATCTGCGTTCAGTCATCTTCGGCATCAACGTCTCTGAGGGCGGTTCCAAAGAATTTGACTCTGTCAAAGAAGAGTATCTCAAGACGGACTCTGTTGATGGCAAAGAAATCTGCCTAGCAGCACTTGGACGCACCAAAGATGCAAGACTAGTCCAAGATTACCTAGACTTTGTATTCTCAGACAAAGTAGCAATCCAAGACGTACACAATGGTGCAGTCTCCTTGGCTGCGAACTCAAAAGTCCGACATCTACTTTGGGAGTATATGAAGGGCAACTGGGGTACCGTTGAGGCTCGCCTGTCGTCAAATAACGTCGTCTTTGAGCGCTTTGTGCGAATGGGCCTTTCTAAATTCGCAGACCAAAGCATTGGGGAGGATATTGCTTCGTTCTTCCAGAACAAGGATACAAGTGCCTATGACCGTGCGCTCGTTATTGTTTCAGATAGCATTAGGACCAATGCTCACTACAAGGAGAGAGATGAGAAATCAGTTCTGGAATGGCTCCAGGCTCATGGCTATGCCTGA
- a CDS encoding Rab family GTPase YPT1 (GTPase Rab1/YPT1, small G protein superfamily, and related GTP-binding proteins) — MNPEWPWILHSVCIIMVSLPAYDYLFKLLLIGDSGVGKSCLLLRFADDTYTESYISTIGVDFKIRTIELDGKTVKLQIWDTAGQERFRTITSSYYRGAHGICVVYDVTDMDSFNNVKQWLQEIDRYATEGVNKLLVGNKSDMEDKKVVEYTVAKVCSSLYLFPYSLEQTTSAFPQSARRLIRYIEFADSLGIPFLETSAKNASNVEQAFLTMARQIKERMGTATVNNKPTVQVGQGQGVQSGSAGGCC; from the exons ATGAACCCTGAGTG GCCTTGGATATTGCACTCTGTCTGCATTATAATGGTCTCTCTCCCTGC ATACGACTAtctcttcaagctccttcttATCGGAGATTCCGGTGTTGGAAAATCTTGCTTGCTACTTCGGTTTGCAGACGACACCTACACAGAGAGCTATATCTCCACTATTGGTGTTGATTTT AAAATCCGAACAATCGAACTTGATGGCAAGACAGTGAAGCTTCAGATT TGGGACACTGCGGGCCAGGAGCGGTTCCGCACCATCACGTCGTCTTACTATCGAGGTGCTCATGGTATCTGTGTCGTGTATGATGTTACTGATATGGATTCCTTCAACAATGTGAAGCAGTGGCTCCAGGAGATCGATCGCTATGCCACTGAGGGTGTCAACAAGCTGCTTGTGGGTAACAAGAGTGACATGGAAGATAAAAAGGTCGTGGAGTACACGGTGGCAAAGGTATGCTCCTCTCTTTACCTTTTCCCCTATTCTTTGGAACAGACAACTTCTGCCTTTCCGCAGTCGGCACGGAGGCTAATTCGTTATATT GAGTTCGCTGATAGCCTTGGAATACCATTCCTGGAGACCTCTGCTAAGAATGCCTCGAACGTCGAGCAAGCCTTCTTGACAATGGCAAGGCAGATCAAGGAGCGTATGGGTACCGCCACTGTCAACAACAAGCCGACTGTGCAGGTTGGCCAGGGCCAGGGTGTCCAGTCTGGGTCCGCAGGTGGTTGCTGCTAA
- the pmp47 gene encoding putative peroxisomal membrane protein Pmp47 (predicted mitochondrial carrier protein), which translates to MSQSKIEEQKKAVAAAATQQSDNIAHALAGAGGGILSMVLTYPLITLSTRAQVESKRAHSTTADAIRRIVQREGISGLYSGLESALFGISVTNFVYYYWYEWTRSAFEKAAAKAGRASTKLTTAESMIAGAIAGSATVLITNPIWVVNTRMTARKSESDEAVLPGAPKKTKASTISTLLDLLRQEGPKALFAGVLPALVLVINPILQYTIFEQLKNVVERRRRMTPKDAFYLGALGKILATSITYPYITVKSRMHVASKDGPKETLNGSLKRIIKEEGYVGLYKGIGPKVTQSAITAAFLFAFKDVLYDTMVAIRKRDRVSK; encoded by the exons ATGTCTCAATCAAAgattgaagaacaaaagaaggCGGTTGCAGCGGCTGCAACCCAGCAGAGTGATAATATAGCGCATGCATTagctggtgctggtggtggaatcCTCTCCATGGTCTTGAC CTACCCCTTGATCACACTTTCAACAAGAGCGCAAGTTGAATCTAAACGTGCTCATTCAACGACCGCCGATGCCATCCGCCGTATCGTTCAACGGGAAGGGATTAGTGGACTTTATTCAGGTCTTGAGTCAGCGCTTTTTGGCATCAGCGTAACCAACTTCGTCTATTATTACTGGTATGAATGGACCCGCTCGGCCTTCGAGAAGGCTGCTGCAAAGGCTGGTCGAGCCTCAACGAAGCTTACGACCGCCGAATCCATGATTGCTGGGGCTATCGCTGGAAGTGCAACGGTGCTGATCACTAACCCCATCTGGGTTGTGAATACTCGGATGACAGCGCGAAAATCCGAGTCAGACGAAGCGGTATTGCCGGGTGCTcccaaaaagacaaaggctTCGACGATTAGCACTCTCCTGGACCTGCTCCGGCAGGAGGGGCCTAAGGCCCTTTTTGCCGGCGTTCTGCCGGCTCTCGTCTTGGTGATTAACCCCATCTTACAGTACACCATCTTTGAGCAGTTGAAGAACGTAGTGGAACGTCGTAGGCGCATGACGCCGAAAGATGCGTTTTACCTTGGTGCCCTGGGCAAGATCTTAGCCACGTCCATCACATACCCTTATATAACGGTCAAAAGTCGGATGCACGTGGCTAGCAAGGACGGTCCGAAGGAAACGTTGAACGGCAGCTTGAAGAGGATCATCAAGGAGGAGGGGTACGTGGGACTGTATAAAG GTATTGGCCCGAAGGTGACACAGAGTGCGATTACTGCAGCATTTCTGTTCGCATTCAAGGATGTCTTGTATGATACAATGGTAGCTATTCGAAAGAGGGACCGGGTGTCCAAGTAG